The following coding sequences lie in one Arachis hypogaea cultivar Tifrunner chromosome 4, arahy.Tifrunner.gnm2.J5K5, whole genome shotgun sequence genomic window:
- the LOC112795964 gene encoding uncharacterized protein gives MEDERGSLLPKNNESGFYVTYDGAELRSFRSYLRWVYVDQSNACKSTVSWSIFIFLALLVPICSHFLLDCSDTCDSDHTRPYHVPVQISLSVFATLSFLCLSGWDRRYGFRKFLFLDKVGDESLKIQRAYAEQMKRTNILILRWGLPCFIAEFAYKIWWYASGGSRIPYYGNVYLSSIILCTLELCSWIYRTSIFFLVCVLFRLICYLQIFRLDDFAQVFQRESEVAFILIEHLRIRRNLRIISHRFRVFILASLILVTASQLIFLLMATRPNADLDILRGGELALVAITLVSGLYILLRSATKITHKAQASTSLAAKWHICATVNSFDNIEGETPRVPTPLAQDIAAHISWGSSDDDVGDEEDELDNTKMMPIHTQTISFHKRQALVTYMENNRAGITVFGFMLDRTWLHSIFAIQLALCLWLLNKTVGV, from the exons ATGGAAGATGAAAGAGGATCACTGTTACCAAAAAACAACGAGAGTGGTTTCTACGTGACCTACGATGGAGCTGAGTTAAGAAGCTTCAGGTCATACCTGAGATGGGTGTACGTGGACCAATCAAACGCATGCAAGAGCACTGTGTCTTGGTCCATATTCATCTTCTTGGCCTTGCTTGTTCCTATTTGTTCTCACTTCCTTCTAGATTGTTCTGACACGTGCGACTCCGATCACACTCGACCCTATCACGTGCCGGTTCAGATCTCTCTCTCGGTCTTTGCCACGCTCTCTTTCCTCTGCCTCTCCGGTTGGGATCGCAGATATGGTTTCAGGAAGTTCCTCTTTCTTGATAAGGTTGGTGACGAGAGCCTCAAGATTCAACGAGCATATGCAGAACAGATGAAG AGAACCAATATTCTTATCTTGCGTTGGGGGCTTCCTTGTTTTATAGCTGAATTTGCTTACAAGATATGGTGGTATGCTTCAGGAGGATCCCGAATTCCATATTATGGGAATGTATACTTAAGTAGCATCATTTTGTGCACACTGGAGCTATGTTCTTGGATTTATAGAACTTCCATTTTCTTCTTGGTGTGTGTCCTCTTTCGGCTCATATGCTACCTTCAAATATTCAGACTAGATGACTTCGCCCAAGTTTTCCAAAGAGAAAGCGAGGTGGCATTCATCTTGATAGAGCACCTGAGAATAAGGAGGAATCTGCGGATTATCAGCCATCGCTTCCGGGTTTTCATTTTAGCTTCTTTAATTTTGGTTACAGCAAGCCAGCTCATTTTCCTGCTAATGGCTACAAGACCAAATGCTGATCTTGACATCCTCAGAGGTGGAGAGCTAGCG TTAGTTGCCATTACCTTGGTGAGTGGACTTTACATACTCTTGCGAAGCGCGACCAAGATCACACATAAGGCACAAGCCAGTACAAGCCTTGCTGCTAAGTGGCATATATGTGCCACAGTAAACTCTTTTGACAACATTGAGGGAGAGACGCCAAGAGTACCGACACCATTGGCCCAAGATATCGCTGCCCATATTAGCTGGGGATCGTCTGATGATGATGTTGGGGATGAGGAGGATGAGTTGGATAACACCAAAATGATGCCAATTCATACACAGACAATCTCATTCCATAAGAGACAAGCTCTTG TAACATACATGGAGAACAATAGAGCAGGAATCACTGTGTTTGGATTCATGCTTGACAGAACATGGCTCCACTCAATTTTTGCAATTCAATTGGCTCTATGCCTTTGGCTACTTAACAAGACAGTTGGTGTTTAG